The Triticum aestivum cultivar Chinese Spring chromosome 5A, IWGSC CS RefSeq v2.1, whole genome shotgun sequence genomic sequence CGATGCTGGAAACGTGGTGACTGAGTGCTGGAACCGGCCAATGTCGATGATGCAACCATGGAGACCGCTTGCTGGGAGGCCGTGGCTGGTAGATGTTGGAACCGGCGATGCAGATGCTGCATCCGGCCATGTAGGTTGCTGAAACCGGCAGGAGTCGGTGCTACGACGCGGCGTCCTTTTGCTGGAGCCGGCCAGCGGCCAGGGTTGGAGCTGCATCCAGCGAGGGGTTTGGTGCTGGAACTGCGGCGACGTCGTGTGAAATGCTAGAACCAGCTTCGGCGGGAGCTGCAACCGAGGAAGCATGAAGGATGCAAGGGGAAGGTGCCGCAAAACTTNNNNNNNNNNNNNNNNNNNNNNNNNNNNNNNNNNNNNNNNNNNNNNNNNNNNNNNNNNNNNNNNNNNNNNNNNNNNNNNNNNNNNNNNNNNNNNNNNNNNNNNNNNNNNNNNNNNNNNNNNNNNNNNNNNNNNNNNNNNNNNNNNNNNNNNNNNNNNGGGGTGGGTGGGTGGGGCAGAGGTGGTGCGTGTGCAGTGCCCACGGATGGCAATGCCTAGCGCCGATGTTTTGACAAGGAATGTGTGCGGGGCAGCTCGCACGGTGGCCTGCGATCCTGGCTAGGACTTCTTTGTTGGAATGCCTAATTTGAGATCCGTGAGCCCTTCGATGCCGGAGGGGGTGGGGCTTCCGCGAAGCGCAGTTGCGAAGACGCACTCCGTGGCAGGGCTTCCGTGAAGCGCGGTTGTGAAGACGCATTTTGTGGCGTGGTGTTCGCGAGACCTGCGCTAGTGTCACgtgagggaggaggggaggagggagaaACAGGGGGCGATCGAGGTGGACCATCTAGCGGCTGTCGTTCATCCAATCAAAGGGTTGCATGGCGACCGCCGAAATTTGGGCTGGTCGACCGGCGCCTAGCATTACCCTTTCTTTTTTTGGTTTTGTGCAATACGAAGATATAAGACCACAATATTGTACAATAACAACTGCATGTGCCACAGCCATGTGTTTCTCTCTTCAAACATCTGCAACATTGCTTCACATTCTTTTGTGGGGATGTAGAGCCAGTATGAGCACCATATTTAACTCCACTTCATCATAAGAAAGCAACAAGAGAGTCAATTTGTATCATTGATCCAATATTGTCTTCTCTATGATCTGAATTGTTAGCTTTGATAGCACTGTTTAAATATATTTGTGGGTCATTTCCAGCCGTGAAGCTCTTGTTCATTTAAGTTATGTATCTTGTAACTTATACGTTATCAATTCATTTTCTTTCATTTGTACCCCCGGGAAACTCGAACTCAGTCACTCTTGCTTCATCGAATCTGTAGACCTACTTCCTATTTTACACAATATTTGTTTGATTTCATCAACTTCTAAAAGCGAATTATACATGTAAAAGATCTCTTGGTGTTGTATTCTTGTACTGTTCATACTTCAGGTGGACTCAGTTTCTAATAGTATCCTTGGTAACTTTCCACCAATTTCTAGTAATGTTATCCTTGGATTACGCAGAAAATTGTAGATTGGCTTGCTAGCACCTTCAAGAATGATGAAGGCATCGATCTTCTTAAGGATAAACAAGCCCTTCAGCGTCTTACTGAGGCAGCAGAAAAAGCTAAGATGGAATTGTCAACGCTCACACAGGCGAACATTAGGTATTTTTCTACAGAAATTTTGTATGGTGCTCTATTTGCTCAGCTGGAGATGTCTCCTTTAAACAGTTGACTGTCTTTGACTGCAGCTTGCCATTCATAACTGCTACTGCTGATGGGCCCAAACACATTGAGGCAACCCTCTCTAGAGCTAAATTCGAGGAACTGTGTTCAGATCTGATTGATAGGTAAACATGAACGTTCTATCAATTCGCAAAGCTTATACAATATTTTTTGTGCACTAGTTCTGCATTTTCTCATATTTTTGATGGCTTCACTCATCACTACTTCTGTCTTCTATTGATAGGCTTAAAACTCCTGTTAATAACGCCTTGAAAGATGCCAAGCTATCTGTTAGTAATCTAGATGAAGTGATTCTTGTGGGTGGATCCACCCGAATCCCTGCAGTGCAAGAAACTGTTAGGAAGATTACAGGCAAGGATCCCAATGTTACAGTCAACCCTGATGAGGTTGTTTCTCTTGGGGCGGCCGTACAGGTTATTTTCTTTTCCCCCAAATTTACATTTCTTTTGTTGCTCTTTGCACCTTGTGACCTATGAGGTCACAGGttcgagtcctggaaacagcctctcgcagaaatgcagggaaaggctctgtacaaaagacccaaagtggtcggacccttgcCCGGACCCTGCAcaagcgggagctacgtgcaccgggctgccctttttgtTGCTCTTTGCAGAGCATAATCTCTAGTCCTTTTTTTAGAGTTTCACATAGTAGTCTTGTACACATGTTTCCTTAAAGTACCAATGGTCAATTTAGTTACATTTCAAGTAGCTCCCAAAGCATGTACAGTGCAAGACCATATTTAACTTAGCAACATACGTAACACCTCATGTATTACCCTATTCCCTGAAACACCAGGGTGGAGTTTTGGCTGGAGATGTGAAGGATGTTGTTCTTCTTGATGTTACTCCATTGTCAATTGGTTTGGAGACGTTGGGTGGAGTGATGACGAAGATTATCCCCAGGAATACAACACTGCCCACCTCCAAATCAGAGGTATTCTCAACGGCTGCTGATGGACAGACAAGTGTTGAGATTAATGTGCTCCAGGGAGAGAGAGAGTTTGTCAGGGACAACAAGTCTCTTGGAAGCTTCCGACTGGATGGGATCCCTCCTGCACCACGTGGTGTACCACAAATTGAAGTGAAGTTTGACATTGATGCCAATGGCATTCTGTCAGTAGCAGCTGTTGATAAGGGTACTGGAAAGAAGCAGGATATCACCATCACTGGTGCTAGTACTCTACCAAAGGATGAGGTATGCTATCAATGATTATGCTTTCCAGCATTTTGTGTGACTGACTGCACTAAACTCTCGTTGTTTTGGTAATTAGTTATGAAATTTGTTAGTTTTTTTTGTCATGTCAGCAATGTAGTGCGCTTGTTTTCTCAGTGGTACGCAGTGTTGTTAGAATTCATTTTAGTGTTAGAgtatgtacaatggttgataaaatagtcttatcttaagtcttgacatgtaatttagagataacaaaaaacatgtctacaatgggtcatctcttagccatatcttcaataactagctattcctaaaaacatggtgagacatattgtgctaagagatcatctcttgtcttctcttaaataaggtaagacaagccttttcttatgatttctctttcctccacctcatcatttatcctatgtggcatTCCTAAGATAGAATCATTGTACACGCCCTTATGTTCTTTAATTATCCCTTGATTTCCAATCTGCTCTGTTGCTATTTATCGCACCAAATCTGTTATGATGTTactttcatgcatgcatgcaccagtCTCTCTGTTTCACAATCTAAGTTGTGGTGTTTCCGGAAGAGAAGGGTTTGACCATCTACTCATATGTTGTTTATGTGAACATTAATAATCATAAGTTGTTGTAAATATGAATTAATGCCATACTAACTTTTATGCCCGATAATAAAGTATATAGTAATAGAGGAATTTATTCGTCAAACCCATGAATTCTTAATGAATCGTAATATGCGTTATATTGAAAAATGGAGTATGTTGCACATAATCCTTGGATAGTAAATGGGTAGTGTATTTGTCCTCTTGTACAGCCTTGTGGGGTTTAATTGGCAAACAAAGAATTGATGCCATTGTGATCTGTTCATTGTATGTTTTGGCATGCTCTGCActccagaaagaaagaaaaaatgccTGTGCTGGTGCATAAACATGCCTTCTGAGACATTTTGTTTTGCAGGTCGAGAGAATGGTAGAAGAAGCTGACAAGTTTGCCCAGGAGGACAAAGAGAAAAGAGATGCTATTGACACCAAGAACCAAGCAGACTCTGTGGTGTACCAGACGGAGAAGCAACTGAAGGAGCTTGGGGACAAGGTCCCTGCTCCTGTGAAAGAGAAGGTTGATGTAAAGCTCCAGGAACTGAAAGATGCCATTGCTGGTGGATCGACACAGAGCATGAAAACTGCCATGGAGGCTTTGAACCAGGAGGTAATGCAGATCGGACAGGCTATGTACAACCAAACTAGTGCTGGTGATGCTGGCTCTACTGATGCTGAAACTGAGCCTGGTGCTGGATCAACAAGCTCAGGAAAGGGACCAAATGATGGAGATGTTATCGATGCGGACTTCACAGATAGCAATTAAAGGATGGTCAATGGATCGTGGTGAGTGATACATAGACCCTGAGTTATATTCTGAGTGGCATTCTAGGGTTGAGGATGTTATTTTTGTATCTCGGCTCCATGTATCTACAAGCTGTTTATTCAGTATATGAAATTTGGTAGCGGTAGGACTCAACAACGTTTGCTAGAGTGATCTTGAATCAAGTATACCCCTCTGGTAATGCAAAGATGCAAAAGGATTTTGGTCGAAACAGTAGCATATTCCCTAAAAAGTAAACTAGCCATGTTTAGGTTAGCAATAAACGAAGTTTCATGGTGTACCTAATGTTATCGTTATATAACAGATCATGGTGCATCTAAGTTTCATGGTTTATCTATTGggatttttattatagaacttatCTTGATATGAGTTTGTCATCTGGTTGATGAAGaaataattatttttcttttatgttttcccACTAAACATGACAAGGATTTAAATGGACTTCCAATGGACAGCTGCTATTAAGTGCACAATTGCTTTgaaacacatcaaggaatccgaaATTTAGCATGCCACAGGCGCTATTTCCACTAATTCGTGGGTGTTTATCTGGCACCATATATGCATTTGCAAAGTTTGGTGCAAAAGTACAAGTACATGCGCCATACATAAAATAAATATCTTCAGTCTTGCTATTCTTTAGTGTGTGATATCTTCTATTCTGATGAGTTTGTCTGATTGCATGCTTATAGTAGCTTTTCTTCAGCCAGTATTCTTCTGTTGTTTGGTGTTTGTTACTTCTTTGAAGAAATAGTTTGTTCGaagaatttgataaaaaatctcttCACCCCCTCCCCTTTTGGTCGATTGAACGCTCTTTCAGGGTGAGTACATGTGAGAATAAGAGATGCGACAAGGACCCTGTCATTTTTCGGCTGCATGAATGTTTCCCCATCCTTCTCACATGCAGATTCATGCATGCACTACAAGATAAAACTAATGTCATTTTTtttaccaaaattcaaaataatttctagCTCAACTAAAAGAATCCAATTCAAAATACCCAAGCCTCTATTCCAGGCAAGGTTTTTGCCCCAACATTCATCCACTTGGATGAAAGTGACCCATGGTGAATTTTGGGCTTGGCACATGGTATTATTTTGGTAAATAGCTGTGTACAAACGCTTTGTGGATTCGGTCTttagtttcaaattttttgaacttgTGTGCTGAATTCTTGGGTGCGGTTGGGTGCGGTTAGCGATTTTGCCGCTCTATGGTGAAAAACGGTGCCGCTTCCATCACCTGATCTGGAGGGTTTTTGCTGTTGAGGCATATCTCtttcaaggtagttttggtgattgatgacaacatgtttgcggactaaccatgtgctttgagtagttcacagattcatccttggcacgagacgtTTTTTCCTTTCGAAGTGTCATTCAAAACGGTGTAGCTTTTTCGTTTATCTcttggtggactagttgcgtagagggcatcgtactatcaagagggggtccgcaggggtattgcatgggtggaatcaacacgtacacatcagcttctcaccctccgagctctTCCACTTGTTGGAAGAGATCTTTTCTCTTTTCTATGTCCTGTCTGggttccagcggtagtaccgcaacccagcggtagtaccgctgaggagccacaagcggcagtaccgctccgcagcggtagtaccgcccatgactCCACatcagtagtaccgctggggtgcctggcaccaccgcctcgtcctcagcctctATGGAGAGATCCTCTCTCTCTTCTGcgtcccagtggtagtaccgcactaccagtggtagtaccgccgaagggtcacaagcggcagtaccgctccgcagcggtagtaccgtccgTGACCtcgctgccgtagtaccgctgggctgtCTGGCTTCTACCGCCTTgactcgagggctctttttctcgtgtcgggttttgcggcactagttgcggttgtagtggcggtagtaccgtttcagaagcggtagtaccgcccttaccaccgcggtagtaccgcgctgggtcCAATTCCCTACTAGTCTTCTctacgcggcagtaccgctggctggagcggcagtaccgctggactagcggtagtaccgccccctctcagcggtagtaccgccctgtgcggggctggttggtggggcaacggttggtttgttgcccccactataaaagggggtccccttcttctccTTTGACCTATCTCTcccccctcaagctccattaatgctcaagctccattaaatgctccaagctccattttcgcccgatctatctctctagccaatcaaacttgttgattttctcgggagtggttgagaaggccccgatctacacttccaccaagggatttttgattcccccactcatccctagcggatcttgttactcttgggtgtttcagcaccctagacggttgaggtcgccacggagccatagtccattgtggtgaagcttcatggttttgttgggagcctccgattaagttgtgtagattgccccaaccttgtttgtaaaggttcggtcgccgccttaagggcaccaatagtggaatcacggcatctcgcattgtgtgagggcgtgaggagaatacgctggctctagtggcttcttggggagcattgtgcctccacaccgctctaatagagacgtacttcccctcaaaaggaaggaacttcggtaacacatcctcgtcttcaccggatccactcttggttatctcttacctttacttgtgcaagctctttaatgttacttctcttgcttgcttgtatgcttgttgttattgcatcatataggttgctcacctagttgcacatctagacaaccttctttgatgcaaagtttaatttgataaagaaaagttaaaaattggtagttgcctattcaccccctctagtcaaccatatcgatcctttcaattggtatcagagcctcgtctctttattaaggactttaccgtccaaagagtatggttgataccgtagacgatGTGGAggacactccggtgtgaatccgacctcgtctacgggcgatgggggaatcttggtctctcgtgaggagttcaatgtggccttggagacattgaaaacctccatgacgaccgaggtggaaatcatgtttactaaatttcttgaggggcttaaactattcaccgcaccgttgaaagtgggtgaccccaccgacaaggtgacgaatgctatccccgacaagggggaagctagtagtgaaaaggctccttcttctagtggtaaaaatggcaccggcatctttgctcatgtggaaccaccacttgtttatggtggaccggttccttctactcatttgaatcatgccggtcctccccctaagattgtgaaaaatgaggactttgattcttgggtttaccgctttaaacatcatttaaatcatgtgaacactaacctttggagaatcattgaagaaggtttctatccgcatgatccaagcaacttcactcctcgagaagccgcggataatcaattcaatgagaatgctctcttcatcattcaagatgcaattccacccaaagacctacctcatcttcgtcctttcgccttggccaaagatgcatggcattgtgttgtctctctctactggggaagcgcaagcattcaatgctccaactatgaagtggtgcaagataaGGCCGATGTGTTtgctatgaaagaagatgaagaacctcgtgagctttatcggagagtaaccaaactcgcggtctcactacgagatcacgggagcaaggatacggatgacaattggatcaagcgcaaattcctcaaggcaatgatgccccaccacaaggccatgtcctccgtcattcgtcaaagaccggacttccacactttgacctcaagcgaagtgttggatgagtttgtggccatgaatattttggataagaccgccgacaatgcggtgctccgttctcaacgggcaaagaagcctaaccttgcattgaaggccaagctcacctttgaagaagaagaagaggaagaagaggagagcaacccc encodes the following:
- the LOC123102745 gene encoding stromal 70 kDa heat shock-related protein, chloroplastic; this translates as MATFTSQVSAMAGASPSCSLFVSRRRPAVMPLQMRVARGGRPRGLAMRVTCEKVVGIDLGTTNSAVAAMEGGKPTVITNAEGQRTTPSVVAYTKGGERLVGQIAKRQAVVNPENTFFSVKRFIGRKMAEVDDEAKQVSYNVVRDENGNVKLDCPAIGKQFAAEEISAQVLRKLVDDASKFLNDKITKAVVTVPAYFNDSQRTATKDAGRIAGLEVLRIINEPTAASLAYGFEKKNNETILVFDLGGGTFDVSVLEVGDGVFEVLSTSGDTHLGGDDFDKKIVDWLASTFKNDEGIDLLKDKQALQRLTEAAEKAKMELSTLTQANISLPFITATADGPKHIEATLSRAKFEELCSDLIDRLKTPVNNALKDAKLSVSNLDEVILVGGSTRIPAVQETVRKITGKDPNVTVNPDEVVSLGAAVQGGVLAGDVKDVVLLDVTPLSIGLETLGGVMTKIIPRNTTLPTSKSEVFSTAADGQTSVEINVLQGEREFVRDNKSLGSFRLDGIPPAPRGVPQIEVKFDIDANGILSVAAVDKGTGKKQDITITGASTLPKDEVERMVEEADKFAQEDKEKRDAIDTKNQADSVVYQTEKQLKELGDKVPAPVKEKVDVKLQELKDAIAGGSTQSMKTAMEALNQEVMQIGQAMYNQTSAGDAGSTDAETEPGAGSTSSGKGPNDGDVIDADFTDSN